The genome window ATCTTCTGAAAGCTACAAAGTGCTACATCGATAAAGGGCTCGATGTGAAGGAGCTTTATCCTTTGACTGCCGAAAGTGCTGATTGCCTTGATAAAGGATACGGAGGCTATGAAAGGCCCGCCCCGAACTATAACTGGACCCATCAGGACGGCTGGCTGGGCATGTGGGGAAACAAGAATCAGATAGGTGTGGGCCTGAGCGGTTCCTTTGAGGAGATAAAACCGGTTCTTGAGAGATACAAGGCCGATGTAAGGGAGATATTTTTTCCTTATCCGACGAAATATGAGCCTAATAAAGCAATTCCCTCTGATACCAAAGGACTGCTGCTGATGGTATTCCCAAAAGAGTTTGTGATGGGGGCCGAAGGTAAAAAGTAAACTACGTACCGGCTAAAGCCGGTAGCTTTGATACTAGCTGGACGCCGATCAGAAATAGGAGGATGCATATCTTACCAAATTGTTGTGGAGTATAATACTCCCCAAATTTTAGACAGAGTAACTTAGTGGTAAAGTAGCCTGCCGAGACTTCAGGAGGTTAGGCAGGATGAGCAGGTTGCACAGGAATCACGATGCGGTTTTTAAGGCCAGGGTAGCGCTTGAAGCGGTCAAACAGGAAAAAACCATCGCCCAGCTTTCAAGTGAATATGGGGTACACGCAAATCAGATAGGACAATGGAAGAAGCATCTTATCGAGGGACTCCCTACGCTTTTTTCTGATAAGAGGAAAAAATCCGAGGAAGAGGGAGAGGGGCTTAAAGACGAGCTTTACCGGCAGATAGGGCAGCTCAGTGTGGAATTGGAGTGGCTTAAAAAAAAGTCTCGACTGCTCAGTTAAACGAGAAGCGGGGCATGATAGAGCCGGGGCATTCCATGATACCTGTATGTCGCCAATGTGATTTGCTTGATCTATCAAGGGCGTCTTACTATTACGAGGCGAGGGAAGAAGACAGATATAACCTTGAGCTTATGAGGCTTATAGACGAGCAGTTTACAGAGACGCCGTTTTATGGGATAGCGAGGATGACGGCGTGGTTAAGGAAAGAGGGCCATGGAATAAATGGGAAGCGGACACGGCGTTTAATGCGGCTCATGGGCCTTGAGGCTATATACCCCAAGCCTCGGTTAAGTGTCAGCGATCAGGAGCATAAGAAATATCCCTATCTTTTGAGGGGGTTAACGATTATCCGTCCTGATCAGGTATGGAGCGCGGATATAACATACATAAGGCTTAGACATGGTTTTATTTATCTGGTGGCTGTTATTGACTGGTACAGCCGGTATGTCCTGAGTTGGGAGATATCGACTGGGCTGGACAAGGAGTTTTGCATGAACGCCCTTGATCTGGCCCTTAAGATAGCCTTGCCTGAGATATTCAATACGGATCAGGGTGTCCAGTTTACAAGCATGGATTTTACCTCACGCCTTGAATCATTGGGGGTACGGGTCAGCATGGATGGCCGGGGCAGGGCGTTGGACAATGTATTTGTTGAGCGTCTCTGGAGGAGTGTTAAATATGAGGAGGTTTATCTTAACGACTATCAGGACGTAAGGGCTGCCAGGGATGGCTTAAGACGGTATTTCGATTTTTATAATAATGAACGGCTCCATCAATCCCTCGGTTATGCAACACCGGCTGAGGTTTATAAAAAGGGGCTGCCTTTAAAACAAAGACAGGCTGCCTGATCCACTAAATACCCCTCGATTTTTTGTCTTGACAATGGGGAGTAGCTTACTATTAGTAAACCGTGGCAGATGTTTAAGGACAGCAATTTTACAAAAACCTCCCTAAGAGATGCTCTGTTGGGGAGATAAAGCTAAATACTCCGAGAAAGCAAGTCCTCAAGCTGCTTGTAAGATGATGTCTGAGGGACTAAAAGGGTGTGATAGTGCTCCTTTGGAGATCATTAAAACCAATCCTTACTTTAGGGGTTTCCTAAACTCCTGGACTGTGGATAGATGTATATAAATGAGGGACTATAAATGAGGATAAAAAAGTTAAAAATTTTAGCTTAATAAGCGAAACTAGACTATGGAAAACAAAAATAATCCAAAAATTGCTGTAGTTATACCCTGTTACAATGAAGAAAAAAATATTGAAGCTTGCTATAATAGCTTAGTAAATATTCTAAATCAGACAAATTGTAAATATGATTTAATCTTTGTTAACGATGGCTCCAAAGATAATACCTTAGAAAAACTTATAAATCTACACAAATCTGATTCTAATGTAAAAATAATAGACTTTTCTAGAAACTTTGGCAAAGAGATAGCTTTAAGCGCAGGGCTTGACTATGTAGATGCAGATACAGATGCTGTTATTCCTTTTGATGCCGATCTACAACATCCCCCAGAAGTTATTTTGCAGATGCTTGAAAAGTATAAAGAAGGTTACGACATAGTAAACGCTGTCAGGAGTAAAAGAGACGGTGAAACGTTTTTAAAGAAGATTACATCAAAATTATTTTATAAGATTATAAACAAGCTTACGGATATTGAGATACCAAAAGATGTAGGAGATTTCAGACTAATCTCAAGAGATGCTCTGGAAGCTATTAAGGGTATCAGGGAAAGAAAGCGTTTTATGAAGGGTATATTTGCATGGGTAGGATTTAAAACTGCTTCTGTATATTACGAAAGAGCCCCAAGACATTCTGGAAAGACAAAATGGAATTACATAAAATTAATAGATTTAGCAATTGAAGGTATTACTTCATTTTCAGCAGCACCCTTGAGGCTAGCCTCTTTACTTGGTCTTTTGGTTTCTTTTGTGGCTTTTTTATATGCAGTTTGGATAATTATAGCTAAATTAGCTTTTGGAAATCCGGTTAAAGGCTATCCTTCAATGATGGTAGCTATTTTGTTTCTTGGCGGAGTGCAGCTTATAACTATTGGAATAATTGGAGAATACATTGGACGAATATATGAAGAAGTAAAACAAAGGCCGCTTTATATAGTAAAAAAAGTTTATGATAGGAGTGGTAGTGAATAATCAAAAGAAAAATGGCGATCTAATAAAAATAAGTGGCGACTATCACTATAAAGCATCACTATCAAAAAATAAAATCAAAAAATTTTGGTATTATTCAAAAAAGACAGCCATAAAGAGATTTTTGCCTCCTCAAACAGGAGACAATGTCTTAGATGTTGGATGCGGTTCAGGCGTTATAACAAATTTTTTATCAGAATTAGGAGCATCTGCCATTGGCATTGATGGCAATATAGAAGCCATTAACTTTGCTAAATCTAAATTCGAAAATAGTAGATGTCGTTTTATTTACGGGTTAGTAGATGATGATTACAAATTTGATTTATTGTTTAACAAGATATACTGTTTAGAATTAATCGAACACATATATTATAATCAAGGTCTTAAGATGTTAAGAAATTTTTATAGAATTTTAAAACCTGGTGGGAAAGTTTTTCTTACTACACCTAATTATCGAAGCGCATGGCCATTGATAGAGTATTTGATGGATAAATTTCACCTTTCTAATCCACTGGATAAATATCAACATGTAGAACACTATGACAGAAATAAATTAAAAAAGATAATTGAAGAAGCTGGATTTCAAGTAAATCATATAAAAACTAATTGTTTAATAGCTCCTTGGTTGGCACCATTTACGTGGGGGGGGGCTTTAATGGTTGATAATTTAGAATCAAAGTTACCATACGGTGGCTCTATTTTAGTTGCTGTCTTCGAAAAAGAGAGTAAATGACATACATAAAAACTATCCGTAATCAGGTGGTAAAGTTCCAGATTTTTTACAAGTACTTAATTGTTAGCATAATAAATACTATCGTAGGCTATGGCATTATATTTTCTCTAATGTATATAGGCACATCTCCAGAAATCAGCAATCTAATTGGCTACTCTATAGGCATATGCGTATCCTATGTGCTTAATAAAATTTATACATTTCAAAGCAAAGCCCATCCCAAAAAAGAATTTCCAAAATTTGTTGCTTCACTTTTGATTGCTTATGGTCTAAATTTTTTAACTTTGGTTTTTTGTGTTAGAGCAATTCATATTAATGCCTATGTCTCGCAAATTATAAGCGGTGCGGTTTATACTTTAAGCGGCTTTTTGCTTGCAAAGTATTTCGCTTTTAGAAAGGAGAGAGTTTTGTGAAAAAAAATTATTATGTGTTGCTGTTATATTTTGTTTTAGCTTTATTTTTTTGGGGACTGCCAATGAAGTTTGACTTTGCTGGCAGAATTAATATAGGTGGTGATGTTGCTTTTTATTTGTGGAGTTTAAAATGGTGGCCTTGCGCGATATCTCACGGTCTCAATCCATTTTTAACTAAAGCATTTTGGGCTCCTTTTGGTCCAAACCTTGCCTGGACTACATCTTGCCCTAGCCTAGCATTAATTATGTGGCCTATTACTGCATTGTTTGGAGTTGTATTTTCATATAATTTTGTAACTTTAATATCTTTAACACTTGCGACATACGGAATCTATCTAATAAATAAACAACTTGGTTTAAGAGAATTAAGTTCAATATTTGGCGCTTTGGTGTTTTTCTTTTCATCTTATGTTTGGGGTCAGCTTCTTGGGCATTTAAATTTAGATATTGTATTTGTTGTAGTCTTTTTGTGTTATCTTTATGTGTTAAGATTTAAAGATTTAATTGGCAGAAAAAAATATATAGTTTTATTTGCTTTACTGCTGGCATTTCAGTTTGGTATATCAAATGAAATTTATGCTACTTTCATTGTGTTTAGCTTTTTTGCCTTTGCTGTTTTGATAATATTGTATGTAAAAGAAAAAGACTACAGGCAAAAACTTATAGTTACAGGCCTTGAAACAACAGCATCTATAGCTTTAAGTGTTGTTTTGCTTTTGCCATATATTTATTATATATTGCATGGATTTGTATCGGGATCATTAAATAACAATTCTTTATATGTATCCGATCCATTAAACTATATTATACCTACACCAATAACCTGGCTTTTTGGCAATATGTTTTTACCCATTAGTTCAAAATTTTCTGGAAATTTTGCAGAAGAAGGAGCTTATCTAGGACTACCTTTGATTTTTATTATCTTTAGCTTTACATATATAGCATTTAAAAACCTGAAAAAACAAAGCAAAATGTATATCTTTATAGTTTTATTTTTCTTGATAGCAATTATCTTTAGCTTTGGACCATACTTG of Dissulfurimicrobium hydrothermale contains these proteins:
- a CDS encoding IS3 family transposase (programmed frameshift): MSRLHRNHDAVFKARVALEAVKQEKTIAQLSSEYGVHANQIGQWKKHLIEGLPTLFSDKRKKSEEEGEGLKDELYRQIGQLSVELEWLKKKSRLLSLNEKRGMIEPGHSMIPVCRQCDLLDLSRASYYYEAREEDRYNLELMRLIDEQFTETPFYGIARMTAWLRKEGHGINGKRTRRLMRLMGLEAIYPKPRLSVSDQEHKKYPYLLRGLTIIRPDQVWSADITYIRLRHGFIYLVAVIDWYSRYVLSWEISTGLDKEFCMNALDLALKIALPEIFNTDQGVQFTSMDFTSRLESLGVRVSMDGRGRALDNVFVERLWRSVKYEEVYLNDYQDVRAARDGLRRYFDFYNNERLHQSLGYATPAEVYKKGLPLKQRQAA
- a CDS encoding glycosyltransferase family 2 protein, which translates into the protein MENKNNPKIAVVIPCYNEEKNIEACYNSLVNILNQTNCKYDLIFVNDGSKDNTLEKLINLHKSDSNVKIIDFSRNFGKEIALSAGLDYVDADTDAVIPFDADLQHPPEVILQMLEKYKEGYDIVNAVRSKRDGETFLKKITSKLFYKIINKLTDIEIPKDVGDFRLISRDALEAIKGIRERKRFMKGIFAWVGFKTASVYYERAPRHSGKTKWNYIKLIDLAIEGITSFSAAPLRLASLLGLLVSFVAFLYAVWIIIAKLAFGNPVKGYPSMMVAILFLGGVQLITIGIIGEYIGRIYEEVKQRPLYIVKKVYDRSGSE
- a CDS encoding class I SAM-dependent methyltransferase, whose amino-acid sequence is MNNQKKNGDLIKISGDYHYKASLSKNKIKKFWYYSKKTAIKRFLPPQTGDNVLDVGCGSGVITNFLSELGASAIGIDGNIEAINFAKSKFENSRCRFIYGLVDDDYKFDLLFNKIYCLELIEHIYYNQGLKMLRNFYRILKPGGKVFLTTPNYRSAWPLIEYLMDKFHLSNPLDKYQHVEHYDRNKLKKIIEEAGFQVNHIKTNCLIAPWLAPFTWGGALMVDNLESKLPYGGSILVAVFEKESK
- a CDS encoding GtrA family protein → MTYIKTIRNQVVKFQIFYKYLIVSIINTIVGYGIIFSLMYIGTSPEISNLIGYSIGICVSYVLNKIYTFQSKAHPKKEFPKFVASLLIAYGLNFLTLVFCVRAIHINAYVSQIISGAVYTLSGFLLAKYFAFRKERVL